From the genome of Actinacidiphila yeochonensis CN732, one region includes:
- a CDS encoding S53 family peptidase, giving the protein MFGRLFPATAISAALAAVALFCAAPGATAAGLAAHPAQHEQHNQQPANLQDACPAASPGQVRCMALIRTDVHGGRGARGRAAHAAGAADALPTGYSPADIRSAYNLPSTGGAGQTVAVVEAYDSPTAEADLAVYRATYGLPACTTANGCFTKANQEGKRSGYPANDQYSGWSLETALDVDAVSAVCPACHILLVEADSNNDEDMAAAENTAARLGATEISNSYGDDEGWGMFAYESAYRHPGVAITAASGDLGFSVPKFPAVLPSVTAVGGTSLVRDPGTARGWSETAWGQSSSGCSAWYGKSDWQTGVPDCPGRVTADVSADADPDTGGLAVYDTTPDDFPYPGWVEAGGTSLSSPIVASVIALAGNPGDFSDASRLYSHTADLYDVTGGSNAAYGFDCGGDNLCNSARGYDGPTGLGTPNGLAAF; this is encoded by the coding sequence ATGTTCGGACGCCTCTTCCCAGCCACGGCGATATCCGCCGCGCTGGCCGCGGTCGCCCTCTTCTGCGCGGCGCCGGGTGCGACGGCCGCCGGCCTCGCCGCGCACCCAGCACAGCACGAGCAGCACAACCAGCAGCCGGCCAACCTCCAGGACGCCTGCCCGGCGGCCTCGCCCGGCCAGGTCCGCTGCATGGCCCTGATCCGCACCGACGTGCACGGCGGCCGCGGTGCCAGGGGCCGCGCCGCACACGCGGCCGGTGCGGCGGACGCACTGCCGACCGGGTACAGCCCGGCCGACATCCGCTCCGCCTACAACCTGCCGTCCACCGGGGGCGCCGGGCAGACCGTCGCCGTCGTCGAGGCCTACGACAGCCCCACCGCCGAGGCCGACCTCGCGGTCTACCGCGCCACCTACGGGCTGCCCGCCTGCACCACCGCCAACGGCTGCTTCACCAAGGCCAACCAGGAGGGCAAGCGGTCCGGCTACCCCGCCAACGACCAGTACTCCGGCTGGAGCCTGGAGACGGCGCTCGACGTGGACGCGGTGTCGGCGGTCTGCCCGGCCTGCCACATCCTCCTGGTCGAGGCGGACAGCAACAACGACGAGGACATGGCCGCCGCGGAGAACACCGCCGCGCGTCTGGGCGCGACCGAGATCTCCAACAGCTACGGGGACGACGAGGGGTGGGGGATGTTCGCGTACGAGTCGGCCTACCGCCACCCCGGGGTGGCGATCACCGCTGCCTCAGGCGACCTCGGCTTCTCGGTGCCGAAGTTCCCCGCGGTGCTGCCCTCCGTGACGGCCGTCGGCGGCACGTCACTGGTACGGGACCCCGGCACCGCGCGGGGCTGGTCGGAGACGGCCTGGGGCCAGTCGAGCAGCGGCTGCTCGGCCTGGTACGGCAAGTCCGACTGGCAGACGGGCGTTCCCGACTGCCCCGGACGCGTCACCGCCGACGTGTCCGCGGACGCCGACCCCGACACCGGCGGACTCGCCGTCTACGACACCACCCCGGACGACTTCCCCTACCCCGGCTGGGTCGAGGCGGGCGGCACCAGCCTCTCCTCCCCGATCGTCGCCTCCGTCATCGCGCTGGCCGGAAACCCGGGTGACTTCTCCGACGCCTCCCGCCTCTACTCCCACACCGCCGACCTGTACGACGTGACCGGCGGCTCCAACGCGGCCTACGGCTTCGACTGCGGCGGCGACAACCTGTGCAACAGCGCCCGCGGTTACGACGGACCCACGGGCCTGGGCACCCCGAACGGCCTCGCCGCTTTCTAG